A single window of Dermacentor albipictus isolate Rhodes 1998 colony chromosome 1, USDA_Dalb.pri_finalv2, whole genome shotgun sequence DNA harbors:
- the LOC139061089 gene encoding uncharacterized protein isoform X2, giving the protein MRAVVRRQICRPPRGPSVASQSPPSPVRGATAACHLRQIVHPLHLRNYPSAAVAVNAEESRRDRGVARRAQPSHPECEMDGPEEASEAACGSAARNLASGVPGPIFFLIKEQAKSLLAIKELQDRVQALEGFRNDIFFAIQDIQQNMQSSPHRPPQVSLTSSKEPTKATSAHRIDSRVPLDAPESKTWTLNPKPRRHKDGSLMTAVCGRARAKSAGVGSELSQGVVAKPTTVASLSSKGDTASAILESDKQDSGLDSDCRDHGSRESTLAPKDELLTLLDIIGERSLQLKERMHEMEKSKGLDSVLRGGASSRSDVLEFHEKELQARLSEMEVERTKHRMQVRQLQATIHHMEGERIACEEKLQASLSERKELEKKVHSLHMQYVRAGPSSLPLAKSYADPWPAASLQAAQTLVGDVARGITTEEGKAKVSNILKESNLLELKRLLLLYTLENQKLKEKADESDQHWFKKLSEWKATEASLRSDIQSLIQEKEECLDRFRRHRRDMEIVQAKYKELEMTVWALDNSEHQRDYRRDEGILPVGTRFLRSADQRFPRPYQSNFSDGESGCKTQSLPPLLLNQARNTPLLSRRGAYPTEFRRNSLAENSLEEVGFSNEGMAYELVDPRQHKPTVFAEPSQKAFAPYWQDRRVGAAVMPSDAVRLMNLEDDHEELKSGPHSNIDMICNEFDPLSENGRQCANKPLDFEDSLDLSIPLKPTRGAASNAPRSSRSTLNVNYISPASTSSKVTLEQKHRTFRKTQN; this is encoded by the exons CATCCTGAATGTGAAATGGACGGCCCAGAGGAAGCCAGCGAGGCCGCCTGCGGCTCGGCCGCTAGGAATTTGGCATCGGGCGTTCCAGGCCCCATTTTCTTCCTGATAAAAGAGCAGGCCAAGTCACTGCTCGCAATTAAG GAGCTTCAGGACAGAGTTCAAGCGCTAGAAGGCTTCCGGAATGACATCTTCTTCGCAATTCAGGATATCCAGCAGAATATGCAGAGCAGCCCGCACCGGCCGCCCCAAGTTTCGCTGACGTCTAGCAAGGAGCCCACCAAAGCTACTTCGGCGCATCGCATCGATTCTCGTGTGCCTTTGGATGCGCCCGAGTCAAAGACGTGGACTCTGAATCCCAAGCCACGGCGGCACAAAGACGGGTCGTTGATGACAGCGGTGTGCGGCCGCGCAAGAGCCAAAAGTGCGGGTGTCGGCAGCGAACTCAGTCAGGGCGTCGTTGCCAAGCCTACTACGGTTGCTAGTCTTTCGTCCAAGGGGGACACAGCGTCCGCCATCTTGGAAAGTGACAAGCAAGACAGCGGGCTCGATTCTGACTGCCGGGACCACGGTTCACGCGAGTCCACGCTCGCGCCCAAGGACGAGTTGCTGACGTTGCTGGACATCATCGGCGAGCGCAGCTTGCAGCTGAAGGAGCGCATGCACGAGATGGAGAAGTCGAAGGGCTTGGACTCGGTTTTACGAGGTGGTGCCAGTAGCCGCAGCGATGTTCTGGAGTTCCACGAAAAGGAACTCCAGGCGCGGCTGAGTGAGATGGAAGTCGAGCGGACCAAGCACCGGATGCAGGTGCGCCAGCTGCAAGCGACCATCCACCACATGGAAGGCGAGCGGATCGCCTGCGAAGAGAAGCTGCAGGCCTCGCTCTCCGAGAGGAAGGAGCTCGAGAAGAAGGTGCACAGCCTGCATATGCAGTACGTGCGTGCAGGCCCCAGCTCACTACCTCTTGCCAAGTCGTACGCTGACCCGTGGCCCGCGGCTAGCCTGCAGGCGGCACAGACGCTCGTTGGCGATGTCGCCAGGGGCATCACGACTGAAGAAGGCAAAGCCAAGGTCTCCAACATACTTAAGGAGTCCAATCTTCTCGAGCTCAAAAGGCTGCTTTTGCTTTACACTCTGGAAAATCAGAAGCTTAAAGAAAAGGCGGACGAGAGTGACCAACACTGGTTCAAAAAGTTGTCGGAGTGGAAGGCCACGGAGGCCTCATTGCGATCGGACATCCAGTCATTGATCCAAGAGAAAGAGGAATGTCTAGACCGCTTCAGGAGACATCGGAGAGACATGGAAATTGTGCAGGCCAAGTACAAGGAACTCGAGATGACTGTGTGGGCACTTGACAATTCGGAACACCAGAGGGACTACCGACGAGATGAAGGTATACTGCCTGTCGGTACTCGTTTTCTGCGCTCCGCTGACCAGAGGTTTCCTCGTCCCTACCAGAGCAACTTTTCAGATGGAGAATCCGGCTGCAAAACGCAGAGCCTGCCTCCTCTGCTACTGAATCAAGCAAGAAACACTCCATTGCTGTCGCGCAGAGGTGCCTATCCTACGGAATTCAGACGCAACTCGCTTGCGGAAAACTCCTTGGAAGAGGTTGGTTTCAGCAATGAAGGTATGGCGTACGAGCTGGTTGATCCCAGGCAGCACAAGCCTACAGTGTTTGCTGAGCCGTCTCAGAAGGCGTTTGCACCTTACTGGCAAGACCGTCGTGTAGGAGCCGCTGTGATGCCCAGCGACGCCGTACGCCTGATGAATCTCGAGGACGACCACGAAGAACTCAAATCCGGCCCGCACTCCAACATTGATATGATCTGCAACGAGTTTGATCCACTCTCCGAAAACGGTCGGCAGTGCGCGAATAAGCCACTGGACTTCGAGGACTCTCTGGATCTCTCCATTCCTTTGAAGCCTACCAGAGGTGCCGCTTCGAACGCACCCAGGTCTAGCCGGAGCACCCTTAACGTGAACTATATTTCCCCTGCAAGTACCAGCTCGAAAGTGACACTCGAGCAGAAGCACAGAACTTTCAGAAAGACTCAAAATTAG
- the LOC139061089 gene encoding uncharacterized protein isoform X1 produces MEGTRPRSTHYTQLKTRNDAIVLPKLWKSYSSVGDHPLWDNKDAGYGTSSADTVVPSLRPDAAAAAAKPQSLHPECEMDGPEEASEAACGSAARNLASGVPGPIFFLIKEQAKSLLAIKDCHSQELQDRVQALEGFRNDIFFAIQDIQQNMQSSPHRPPQVSLTSSKEPTKATSAHRIDSRVPLDAPESKTWTLNPKPRRHKDGSLMTAVCGRARAKSAGVGSELSQGVVAKPTTVASLSSKGDTASAILESDKQDSGLDSDCRDHGSRESTLAPKDELLTLLDIIGERSLQLKERMHEMEKSKGLDSVLRGGASSRSDVLEFHEKELQARLSEMEVERTKHRMQVRQLQATIHHMEGERIACEEKLQASLSERKELEKKVHSLHMQYVRAGPSSLPLAKSYADPWPAASLQAAQTLVGDVARGITTEEGKAKVSNILKESNLLELKRLLLLYTLENQKLKEKADESDQHWFKKLSEWKATEASLRSDIQSLIQEKEECLDRFRRHRRDMEIVQAKYKELEMTVWALDNSEHQRDYRRDEGILPVGTRFLRSADQRFPRPYQSNFSDGESGCKTQSLPPLLLNQARNTPLLSRRGAYPTEFRRNSLAENSLEEVGFSNEGMAYELVDPRQHKPTVFAEPSQKAFAPYWQDRRVGAAVMPSDAVRLMNLEDDHEELKSGPHSNIDMICNEFDPLSENGRQCANKPLDFEDSLDLSIPLKPTRGAASNAPRSSRSTLNVNYISPASTSSKVTLEQKHRTFRKTQN; encoded by the exons CATCCTGAATGTGAAATGGACGGCCCAGAGGAAGCCAGCGAGGCCGCCTGCGGCTCGGCCGCTAGGAATTTGGCATCGGGCGTTCCAGGCCCCATTTTCTTCCTGATAAAAGAGCAGGCCAAGTCACTGCTCGCAATTAAG GATTGTCATTCTCAA GAGCTTCAGGACAGAGTTCAAGCGCTAGAAGGCTTCCGGAATGACATCTTCTTCGCAATTCAGGATATCCAGCAGAATATGCAGAGCAGCCCGCACCGGCCGCCCCAAGTTTCGCTGACGTCTAGCAAGGAGCCCACCAAAGCTACTTCGGCGCATCGCATCGATTCTCGTGTGCCTTTGGATGCGCCCGAGTCAAAGACGTGGACTCTGAATCCCAAGCCACGGCGGCACAAAGACGGGTCGTTGATGACAGCGGTGTGCGGCCGCGCAAGAGCCAAAAGTGCGGGTGTCGGCAGCGAACTCAGTCAGGGCGTCGTTGCCAAGCCTACTACGGTTGCTAGTCTTTCGTCCAAGGGGGACACAGCGTCCGCCATCTTGGAAAGTGACAAGCAAGACAGCGGGCTCGATTCTGACTGCCGGGACCACGGTTCACGCGAGTCCACGCTCGCGCCCAAGGACGAGTTGCTGACGTTGCTGGACATCATCGGCGAGCGCAGCTTGCAGCTGAAGGAGCGCATGCACGAGATGGAGAAGTCGAAGGGCTTGGACTCGGTTTTACGAGGTGGTGCCAGTAGCCGCAGCGATGTTCTGGAGTTCCACGAAAAGGAACTCCAGGCGCGGCTGAGTGAGATGGAAGTCGAGCGGACCAAGCACCGGATGCAGGTGCGCCAGCTGCAAGCGACCATCCACCACATGGAAGGCGAGCGGATCGCCTGCGAAGAGAAGCTGCAGGCCTCGCTCTCCGAGAGGAAGGAGCTCGAGAAGAAGGTGCACAGCCTGCATATGCAGTACGTGCGTGCAGGCCCCAGCTCACTACCTCTTGCCAAGTCGTACGCTGACCCGTGGCCCGCGGCTAGCCTGCAGGCGGCACAGACGCTCGTTGGCGATGTCGCCAGGGGCATCACGACTGAAGAAGGCAAAGCCAAGGTCTCCAACATACTTAAGGAGTCCAATCTTCTCGAGCTCAAAAGGCTGCTTTTGCTTTACACTCTGGAAAATCAGAAGCTTAAAGAAAAGGCGGACGAGAGTGACCAACACTGGTTCAAAAAGTTGTCGGAGTGGAAGGCCACGGAGGCCTCATTGCGATCGGACATCCAGTCATTGATCCAAGAGAAAGAGGAATGTCTAGACCGCTTCAGGAGACATCGGAGAGACATGGAAATTGTGCAGGCCAAGTACAAGGAACTCGAGATGACTGTGTGGGCACTTGACAATTCGGAACACCAGAGGGACTACCGACGAGATGAAGGTATACTGCCTGTCGGTACTCGTTTTCTGCGCTCCGCTGACCAGAGGTTTCCTCGTCCCTACCAGAGCAACTTTTCAGATGGAGAATCCGGCTGCAAAACGCAGAGCCTGCCTCCTCTGCTACTGAATCAAGCAAGAAACACTCCATTGCTGTCGCGCAGAGGTGCCTATCCTACGGAATTCAGACGCAACTCGCTTGCGGAAAACTCCTTGGAAGAGGTTGGTTTCAGCAATGAAGGTATGGCGTACGAGCTGGTTGATCCCAGGCAGCACAAGCCTACAGTGTTTGCTGAGCCGTCTCAGAAGGCGTTTGCACCTTACTGGCAAGACCGTCGTGTAGGAGCCGCTGTGATGCCCAGCGACGCCGTACGCCTGATGAATCTCGAGGACGACCACGAAGAACTCAAATCCGGCCCGCACTCCAACATTGATATGATCTGCAACGAGTTTGATCCACTCTCCGAAAACGGTCGGCAGTGCGCGAATAAGCCACTGGACTTCGAGGACTCTCTGGATCTCTCCATTCCTTTGAAGCCTACCAGAGGTGCCGCTTCGAACGCACCCAGGTCTAGCCGGAGCACCCTTAACGTGAACTATATTTCCCCTGCAAGTACCAGCTCGAAAGTGACACTCGAGCAGAAGCACAGAACTTTCAGAAAGACTCAAAATTAG
- the LOC139061089 gene encoding uncharacterized protein isoform X3: protein MLKAAGADKGRRSLPRRQPPKRVAFADDVLVDGASSDAGYGTSSADTVVPSLRPDAAAAAAKPQSLHPECEMDGPEEASEAACGSAARNLASGVPGPIFFLIKEQAKSLLAIKDCHSQELQDRVQALEGFRNDIFFAIQDIQQNMQSSPHRPPQVSLTSSKEPTKATSAHRIDSRVPLDAPESKTWTLNPKPRRHKDGSLMTAVCGRARAKSAGVGSELSQGVVAKPTTVASLSSKGDTASAILESDKQDSGLDSDCRDHGSRESTLAPKDELLTLLDIIGERSLQLKERMHEMEKSKGLDSVLRGGASSRSDVLEFHEKELQARLSEMEVERTKHRMQVRQLQATIHHMEGERIACEEKLQASLSERKELEKKVHSLHMQYVRAGPSSLPLAKSYADPWPAASLQAAQTLVGDVARGITTEEGKAKVSNILKESNLLELKRLLLLYTLENQKLKEKADESDQHWFKKLSEWKATEASLRSDIQSLIQEKEECLDRFRRHRRDMEIVQAKYKELEMTVWALDNSEHQRDYRRDEGILPVGTRFLRSADQRFPRPYQSNFSDGESGCKTQSLPPLLLNQARNTPLLSRRGAYPTEFRRNSLAENSLEEVGFSNEGMAYELVDPRQHKPTVFAEPSQKAFAPYWQDRRVGAAVMPSDAVRLMNLEDDHEELKSGPHSNIDMICNEFDPLSENGRQCANKPLDFEDSLDLSIPLKPTRGAASNAPRSSRSTLNVNYISPASTSSKVTLEQKHRTFRKTQN, encoded by the exons CATCCTGAATGTGAAATGGACGGCCCAGAGGAAGCCAGCGAGGCCGCCTGCGGCTCGGCCGCTAGGAATTTGGCATCGGGCGTTCCAGGCCCCATTTTCTTCCTGATAAAAGAGCAGGCCAAGTCACTGCTCGCAATTAAG GATTGTCATTCTCAA GAGCTTCAGGACAGAGTTCAAGCGCTAGAAGGCTTCCGGAATGACATCTTCTTCGCAATTCAGGATATCCAGCAGAATATGCAGAGCAGCCCGCACCGGCCGCCCCAAGTTTCGCTGACGTCTAGCAAGGAGCCCACCAAAGCTACTTCGGCGCATCGCATCGATTCTCGTGTGCCTTTGGATGCGCCCGAGTCAAAGACGTGGACTCTGAATCCCAAGCCACGGCGGCACAAAGACGGGTCGTTGATGACAGCGGTGTGCGGCCGCGCAAGAGCCAAAAGTGCGGGTGTCGGCAGCGAACTCAGTCAGGGCGTCGTTGCCAAGCCTACTACGGTTGCTAGTCTTTCGTCCAAGGGGGACACAGCGTCCGCCATCTTGGAAAGTGACAAGCAAGACAGCGGGCTCGATTCTGACTGCCGGGACCACGGTTCACGCGAGTCCACGCTCGCGCCCAAGGACGAGTTGCTGACGTTGCTGGACATCATCGGCGAGCGCAGCTTGCAGCTGAAGGAGCGCATGCACGAGATGGAGAAGTCGAAGGGCTTGGACTCGGTTTTACGAGGTGGTGCCAGTAGCCGCAGCGATGTTCTGGAGTTCCACGAAAAGGAACTCCAGGCGCGGCTGAGTGAGATGGAAGTCGAGCGGACCAAGCACCGGATGCAGGTGCGCCAGCTGCAAGCGACCATCCACCACATGGAAGGCGAGCGGATCGCCTGCGAAGAGAAGCTGCAGGCCTCGCTCTCCGAGAGGAAGGAGCTCGAGAAGAAGGTGCACAGCCTGCATATGCAGTACGTGCGTGCAGGCCCCAGCTCACTACCTCTTGCCAAGTCGTACGCTGACCCGTGGCCCGCGGCTAGCCTGCAGGCGGCACAGACGCTCGTTGGCGATGTCGCCAGGGGCATCACGACTGAAGAAGGCAAAGCCAAGGTCTCCAACATACTTAAGGAGTCCAATCTTCTCGAGCTCAAAAGGCTGCTTTTGCTTTACACTCTGGAAAATCAGAAGCTTAAAGAAAAGGCGGACGAGAGTGACCAACACTGGTTCAAAAAGTTGTCGGAGTGGAAGGCCACGGAGGCCTCATTGCGATCGGACATCCAGTCATTGATCCAAGAGAAAGAGGAATGTCTAGACCGCTTCAGGAGACATCGGAGAGACATGGAAATTGTGCAGGCCAAGTACAAGGAACTCGAGATGACTGTGTGGGCACTTGACAATTCGGAACACCAGAGGGACTACCGACGAGATGAAGGTATACTGCCTGTCGGTACTCGTTTTCTGCGCTCCGCTGACCAGAGGTTTCCTCGTCCCTACCAGAGCAACTTTTCAGATGGAGAATCCGGCTGCAAAACGCAGAGCCTGCCTCCTCTGCTACTGAATCAAGCAAGAAACACTCCATTGCTGTCGCGCAGAGGTGCCTATCCTACGGAATTCAGACGCAACTCGCTTGCGGAAAACTCCTTGGAAGAGGTTGGTTTCAGCAATGAAGGTATGGCGTACGAGCTGGTTGATCCCAGGCAGCACAAGCCTACAGTGTTTGCTGAGCCGTCTCAGAAGGCGTTTGCACCTTACTGGCAAGACCGTCGTGTAGGAGCCGCTGTGATGCCCAGCGACGCCGTACGCCTGATGAATCTCGAGGACGACCACGAAGAACTCAAATCCGGCCCGCACTCCAACATTGATATGATCTGCAACGAGTTTGATCCACTCTCCGAAAACGGTCGGCAGTGCGCGAATAAGCCACTGGACTTCGAGGACTCTCTGGATCTCTCCATTCCTTTGAAGCCTACCAGAGGTGCCGCTTCGAACGCACCCAGGTCTAGCCGGAGCACCCTTAACGTGAACTATATTTCCCCTGCAAGTACCAGCTCGAAAGTGACACTCGAGCAGAAGCACAGAACTTTCAGAAAGACTCAAAATTAG
- the LOC139061089 gene encoding uncharacterized protein isoform X4, whose amino-acid sequence MDRELEDLEDAGYGTSSADTVVPSLRPDAAAAAAKPQSLHPECEMDGPEEASEAACGSAARNLASGVPGPIFFLIKEQAKSLLAIKDCHSQELQDRVQALEGFRNDIFFAIQDIQQNMQSSPHRPPQVSLTSSKEPTKATSAHRIDSRVPLDAPESKTWTLNPKPRRHKDGSLMTAVCGRARAKSAGVGSELSQGVVAKPTTVASLSSKGDTASAILESDKQDSGLDSDCRDHGSRESTLAPKDELLTLLDIIGERSLQLKERMHEMEKSKGLDSVLRGGASSRSDVLEFHEKELQARLSEMEVERTKHRMQVRQLQATIHHMEGERIACEEKLQASLSERKELEKKVHSLHMQYVRAGPSSLPLAKSYADPWPAASLQAAQTLVGDVARGITTEEGKAKVSNILKESNLLELKRLLLLYTLENQKLKEKADESDQHWFKKLSEWKATEASLRSDIQSLIQEKEECLDRFRRHRRDMEIVQAKYKELEMTVWALDNSEHQRDYRRDEGILPVGTRFLRSADQRFPRPYQSNFSDGESGCKTQSLPPLLLNQARNTPLLSRRGAYPTEFRRNSLAENSLEEVGFSNEGMAYELVDPRQHKPTVFAEPSQKAFAPYWQDRRVGAAVMPSDAVRLMNLEDDHEELKSGPHSNIDMICNEFDPLSENGRQCANKPLDFEDSLDLSIPLKPTRGAASNAPRSSRSTLNVNYISPASTSSKVTLEQKHRTFRKTQN is encoded by the exons CATCCTGAATGTGAAATGGACGGCCCAGAGGAAGCCAGCGAGGCCGCCTGCGGCTCGGCCGCTAGGAATTTGGCATCGGGCGTTCCAGGCCCCATTTTCTTCCTGATAAAAGAGCAGGCCAAGTCACTGCTCGCAATTAAG GATTGTCATTCTCAA GAGCTTCAGGACAGAGTTCAAGCGCTAGAAGGCTTCCGGAATGACATCTTCTTCGCAATTCAGGATATCCAGCAGAATATGCAGAGCAGCCCGCACCGGCCGCCCCAAGTTTCGCTGACGTCTAGCAAGGAGCCCACCAAAGCTACTTCGGCGCATCGCATCGATTCTCGTGTGCCTTTGGATGCGCCCGAGTCAAAGACGTGGACTCTGAATCCCAAGCCACGGCGGCACAAAGACGGGTCGTTGATGACAGCGGTGTGCGGCCGCGCAAGAGCCAAAAGTGCGGGTGTCGGCAGCGAACTCAGTCAGGGCGTCGTTGCCAAGCCTACTACGGTTGCTAGTCTTTCGTCCAAGGGGGACACAGCGTCCGCCATCTTGGAAAGTGACAAGCAAGACAGCGGGCTCGATTCTGACTGCCGGGACCACGGTTCACGCGAGTCCACGCTCGCGCCCAAGGACGAGTTGCTGACGTTGCTGGACATCATCGGCGAGCGCAGCTTGCAGCTGAAGGAGCGCATGCACGAGATGGAGAAGTCGAAGGGCTTGGACTCGGTTTTACGAGGTGGTGCCAGTAGCCGCAGCGATGTTCTGGAGTTCCACGAAAAGGAACTCCAGGCGCGGCTGAGTGAGATGGAAGTCGAGCGGACCAAGCACCGGATGCAGGTGCGCCAGCTGCAAGCGACCATCCACCACATGGAAGGCGAGCGGATCGCCTGCGAAGAGAAGCTGCAGGCCTCGCTCTCCGAGAGGAAGGAGCTCGAGAAGAAGGTGCACAGCCTGCATATGCAGTACGTGCGTGCAGGCCCCAGCTCACTACCTCTTGCCAAGTCGTACGCTGACCCGTGGCCCGCGGCTAGCCTGCAGGCGGCACAGACGCTCGTTGGCGATGTCGCCAGGGGCATCACGACTGAAGAAGGCAAAGCCAAGGTCTCCAACATACTTAAGGAGTCCAATCTTCTCGAGCTCAAAAGGCTGCTTTTGCTTTACACTCTGGAAAATCAGAAGCTTAAAGAAAAGGCGGACGAGAGTGACCAACACTGGTTCAAAAAGTTGTCGGAGTGGAAGGCCACGGAGGCCTCATTGCGATCGGACATCCAGTCATTGATCCAAGAGAAAGAGGAATGTCTAGACCGCTTCAGGAGACATCGGAGAGACATGGAAATTGTGCAGGCCAAGTACAAGGAACTCGAGATGACTGTGTGGGCACTTGACAATTCGGAACACCAGAGGGACTACCGACGAGATGAAGGTATACTGCCTGTCGGTACTCGTTTTCTGCGCTCCGCTGACCAGAGGTTTCCTCGTCCCTACCAGAGCAACTTTTCAGATGGAGAATCCGGCTGCAAAACGCAGAGCCTGCCTCCTCTGCTACTGAATCAAGCAAGAAACACTCCATTGCTGTCGCGCAGAGGTGCCTATCCTACGGAATTCAGACGCAACTCGCTTGCGGAAAACTCCTTGGAAGAGGTTGGTTTCAGCAATGAAGGTATGGCGTACGAGCTGGTTGATCCCAGGCAGCACAAGCCTACAGTGTTTGCTGAGCCGTCTCAGAAGGCGTTTGCACCTTACTGGCAAGACCGTCGTGTAGGAGCCGCTGTGATGCCCAGCGACGCCGTACGCCTGATGAATCTCGAGGACGACCACGAAGAACTCAAATCCGGCCCGCACTCCAACATTGATATGATCTGCAACGAGTTTGATCCACTCTCCGAAAACGGTCGGCAGTGCGCGAATAAGCCACTGGACTTCGAGGACTCTCTGGATCTCTCCATTCCTTTGAAGCCTACCAGAGGTGCCGCTTCGAACGCACCCAGGTCTAGCCGGAGCACCCTTAACGTGAACTATATTTCCCCTGCAAGTACCAGCTCGAAAGTGACACTCGAGCAGAAGCACAGAACTTTCAGAAAGACTCAAAATTAG
- the LOC139061089 gene encoding uncharacterized protein isoform X5, which translates to MDGPEEASEAACGSAARNLASGVPGPIFFLIKEQAKSLLAIKDCHSQELQDRVQALEGFRNDIFFAIQDIQQNMQSSPHRPPQVSLTSSKEPTKATSAHRIDSRVPLDAPESKTWTLNPKPRRHKDGSLMTAVCGRARAKSAGVGSELSQGVVAKPTTVASLSSKGDTASAILESDKQDSGLDSDCRDHGSRESTLAPKDELLTLLDIIGERSLQLKERMHEMEKSKGLDSVLRGGASSRSDVLEFHEKELQARLSEMEVERTKHRMQVRQLQATIHHMEGERIACEEKLQASLSERKELEKKVHSLHMQYVRAGPSSLPLAKSYADPWPAASLQAAQTLVGDVARGITTEEGKAKVSNILKESNLLELKRLLLLYTLENQKLKEKADESDQHWFKKLSEWKATEASLRSDIQSLIQEKEECLDRFRRHRRDMEIVQAKYKELEMTVWALDNSEHQRDYRRDEGILPVGTRFLRSADQRFPRPYQSNFSDGESGCKTQSLPPLLLNQARNTPLLSRRGAYPTEFRRNSLAENSLEEVGFSNEGMAYELVDPRQHKPTVFAEPSQKAFAPYWQDRRVGAAVMPSDAVRLMNLEDDHEELKSGPHSNIDMICNEFDPLSENGRQCANKPLDFEDSLDLSIPLKPTRGAASNAPRSSRSTLNVNYISPASTSSKVTLEQKHRTFRKTQN; encoded by the exons ATGGACGGCCCAGAGGAAGCCAGCGAGGCCGCCTGCGGCTCGGCCGCTAGGAATTTGGCATCGGGCGTTCCAGGCCCCATTTTCTTCCTGATAAAAGAGCAGGCCAAGTCACTGCTCGCAATTAAG GATTGTCATTCTCAA GAGCTTCAGGACAGAGTTCAAGCGCTAGAAGGCTTCCGGAATGACATCTTCTTCGCAATTCAGGATATCCAGCAGAATATGCAGAGCAGCCCGCACCGGCCGCCCCAAGTTTCGCTGACGTCTAGCAAGGAGCCCACCAAAGCTACTTCGGCGCATCGCATCGATTCTCGTGTGCCTTTGGATGCGCCCGAGTCAAAGACGTGGACTCTGAATCCCAAGCCACGGCGGCACAAAGACGGGTCGTTGATGACAGCGGTGTGCGGCCGCGCAAGAGCCAAAAGTGCGGGTGTCGGCAGCGAACTCAGTCAGGGCGTCGTTGCCAAGCCTACTACGGTTGCTAGTCTTTCGTCCAAGGGGGACACAGCGTCCGCCATCTTGGAAAGTGACAAGCAAGACAGCGGGCTCGATTCTGACTGCCGGGACCACGGTTCACGCGAGTCCACGCTCGCGCCCAAGGACGAGTTGCTGACGTTGCTGGACATCATCGGCGAGCGCAGCTTGCAGCTGAAGGAGCGCATGCACGAGATGGAGAAGTCGAAGGGCTTGGACTCGGTTTTACGAGGTGGTGCCAGTAGCCGCAGCGATGTTCTGGAGTTCCACGAAAAGGAACTCCAGGCGCGGCTGAGTGAGATGGAAGTCGAGCGGACCAAGCACCGGATGCAGGTGCGCCAGCTGCAAGCGACCATCCACCACATGGAAGGCGAGCGGATCGCCTGCGAAGAGAAGCTGCAGGCCTCGCTCTCCGAGAGGAAGGAGCTCGAGAAGAAGGTGCACAGCCTGCATATGCAGTACGTGCGTGCAGGCCCCAGCTCACTACCTCTTGCCAAGTCGTACGCTGACCCGTGGCCCGCGGCTAGCCTGCAGGCGGCACAGACGCTCGTTGGCGATGTCGCCAGGGGCATCACGACTGAAGAAGGCAAAGCCAAGGTCTCCAACATACTTAAGGAGTCCAATCTTCTCGAGCTCAAAAGGCTGCTTTTGCTTTACACTCTGGAAAATCAGAAGCTTAAAGAAAAGGCGGACGAGAGTGACCAACACTGGTTCAAAAAGTTGTCGGAGTGGAAGGCCACGGAGGCCTCATTGCGATCGGACATCCAGTCATTGATCCAAGAGAAAGAGGAATGTCTAGACCGCTTCAGGAGACATCGGAGAGACATGGAAATTGTGCAGGCCAAGTACAAGGAACTCGAGATGACTGTGTGGGCACTTGACAATTCGGAACACCAGAGGGACTACCGACGAGATGAAGGTATACTGCCTGTCGGTACTCGTTTTCTGCGCTCCGCTGACCAGAGGTTTCCTCGTCCCTACCAGAGCAACTTTTCAGATGGAGAATCCGGCTGCAAAACGCAGAGCCTGCCTCCTCTGCTACTGAATCAAGCAAGAAACACTCCATTGCTGTCGCGCAGAGGTGCCTATCCTACGGAATTCAGACGCAACTCGCTTGCGGAAAACTCCTTGGAAGAGGTTGGTTTCAGCAATGAAGGTATGGCGTACGAGCTGGTTGATCCCAGGCAGCACAAGCCTACAGTGTTTGCTGAGCCGTCTCAGAAGGCGTTTGCACCTTACTGGCAAGACCGTCGTGTAGGAGCCGCTGTGATGCCCAGCGACGCCGTACGCCTGATGAATCTCGAGGACGACCACGAAGAACTCAAATCCGGCCCGCACTCCAACATTGATATGATCTGCAACGAGTTTGATCCACTCTCCGAAAACGGTCGGCAGTGCGCGAATAAGCCACTGGACTTCGAGGACTCTCTGGATCTCTCCATTCCTTTGAAGCCTACCAGAGGTGCCGCTTCGAACGCACCCAGGTCTAGCCGGAGCACCCTTAACGTGAACTATATTTCCCCTGCAAGTACCAGCTCGAAAGTGACACTCGAGCAGAAGCACAGAACTTTCAGAAAGACTCAAAATTAG